Proteins encoded by one window of Chloroflexaceae bacterium:
- a CDS encoding VanW family protein, producing the protein MYRWLLALVIGLALAPASALAAPAEASGARGLPPGSAVYFPETGHNVAMQLKRFFDAYGGVATFGMPLTELIVGADGLQVQYFERARLEFRPAAPPEGRISITRAGALLTEGRGDPAFAWLASSPDPARTFFPESGHTLGGAFGWFWQTRGGLPIFGYPISEEFYEFDPDSGQERLVQYFERARFVYYPERMGADNEVMLSPLGRQLLQRDPIALAATAPARPITLLGEASTGFSTSSASRVTNIQRATAMVDGYVVPAGAEFSFISIGDFSEANGFVDGYAIVGGRLEKVIGGGLCQVSTTLFRAVSNAGLSVTRRAPHSHIVYFYDDIIGFDATVFVPGVDFRWRNDTGGPVYIIGTVDLARERLTFQLFGESDGRSVRYEGPFKANWTQPGPPVWQFDPGLPRGAVRQLVHGRPGVDVTLRRIVTFPDGRTRMDPYITRYTPWEDFFLYGPGVTPPPGARVIAPRG; encoded by the coding sequence ATGTACCGCTGGCTGCTGGCGCTCGTGATCGGACTGGCCCTCGCGCCCGCCTCGGCCCTTGCCGCTCCTGCTGAGGCATCCGGCGCCCGTGGTCTCCCCCCAGGCAGTGCGGTCTACTTTCCCGAAACCGGCCACAACGTCGCCATGCAACTCAAGCGCTTCTTCGACGCCTATGGCGGCGTCGCCACCTTCGGCATGCCGCTCACTGAACTGATCGTCGGCGCCGACGGCTTGCAGGTGCAGTACTTCGAACGGGCCAGGCTGGAGTTTCGCCCCGCCGCTCCGCCAGAGGGGCGCATCAGCATCACCCGGGCTGGCGCGCTGCTGACCGAGGGCCGCGGCGACCCCGCCTTCGCCTGGCTTGCCAGCTCTCCCGATCCGGCGCGAACATTCTTTCCCGAGTCGGGCCATACCCTCGGCGGGGCCTTCGGCTGGTTCTGGCAGACCCGCGGGGGTCTCCCCATCTTTGGCTACCCTATTTCCGAGGAGTTCTACGAGTTCGACCCCGACTCCGGTCAGGAACGGCTTGTACAGTACTTCGAGCGCGCCCGCTTTGTCTATTATCCAGAGCGCATGGGCGCCGACAATGAGGTGATGCTCAGCCCCCTGGGGCGCCAGTTGCTGCAACGCGATCCTATCGCCCTCGCAGCCACCGCCCCGGCCCGGCCCATCACGCTCCTCGGCGAGGCCTCCACCGGCTTCTCCACCTCCTCCGCCTCGCGGGTGACCAACATCCAGCGCGCCACTGCCATGGTTGACGGCTATGTGGTGCCCGCCGGGGCAGAGTTCTCCTTCATCAGCATTGGCGACTTCTCCGAGGCCAACGGGTTCGTGGATGGCTACGCCATTGTCGGTGGCAGACTCGAAAAGGTGATCGGCGGCGGGCTGTGCCAGGTCTCCACCACCCTCTTTCGCGCCGTCTCCAACGCCGGGCTGAGCGTGACCCGCCGCGCGCCTCACAGTCACATCGTCTATTTCTACGATGATATTATTGGCTTCGACGCCACCGTGTTCGTCCCTGGAGTCGACTTCCGCTGGCGCAACGACACCGGCGGTCCGGTGTATATTATCGGAACCGTTGATCTGGCCCGCGAACGCCTGACCTTTCAACTCTTCGGCGAGAGCGATGGGCGTAGCGTGCGCTACGAAGGGCCGTTCAAAGCCAACTGGACTCAGCCCGGCCCGCCGGTCTGGCAATTCGACCCCGGCCTGCCCCGGGGCGCTGTGCGCCAGCTCGTCCACGGGCGCCCCGGCGTTGATGTGACCCTGCGGCGCATCGTGACCTTCCCCGATGGGCGGACGCGGATGGACCCGTACATCACCCGGTACACGCCCTGGGAGGATTTCTTCCTCTACGGCCCCGGCGTGACGCCGCCTCCAGGCGCCAGGGTGATCGCTCCGCGCGGATAG
- a CDS encoding S41 family peptidase produces the protein MIRTSRAVTLGALVAILVGVAAFAAGWVSARIVGTTPIDTLIARVANRDLRRETPENARADFAVFWEVWDLVQAEFYRQEPLDQRKMVYGAIQGMLASLGDEYTTFQEPDLAAQNRESMQGRFEGIGAYLRVQDGAIVIDRPFPGSPAERAGLRSGDVVVAVDGVPLAEVIAGLPDSEATARAAARIRGPKGTVVTLTLRRPPDTQTFDVAITRDEVPIITVNAQMLDNGVAYIQITEFKATTTQLLDEALRQLIPQRPRSVVLDLRNNPGGFLTTAQEVLGRFYDGVALYERENGGVEKELRTIVGPADTRLYEAPMVVLINGGSASAAEIVAGALRDRRPNTVLLGEKSFGKGSVQNIHHLSDGSSARITIAHWLTPDRTAIHRVGITPQYEVAASEDPQYAVPCVADRQPAEGQTTCADAQLAWGLNVLAGMAPPPPPTGVFVRLTPRLRAA, from the coding sequence ATGATTCGCACCTCTCGCGCGGTCACCCTGGGAGCGCTGGTTGCCATCCTCGTCGGCGTCGCAGCCTTCGCCGCCGGCTGGGTTAGCGCGCGCATCGTTGGAACGACCCCCATAGACACCCTCATCGCCCGCGTCGCCAACCGTGACCTCCGCCGCGAGACGCCGGAAAACGCCCGCGCGGATTTCGCCGTCTTCTGGGAGGTGTGGGACCTGGTGCAGGCCGAGTTCTACCGCCAGGAGCCGCTTGATCAGCGCAAGATGGTCTACGGTGCTATTCAGGGGATGCTTGCCTCTCTCGGTGACGAGTACACCACCTTTCAGGAACCGGACCTGGCGGCCCAGAACCGCGAGTCGATGCAGGGACGCTTCGAAGGCATTGGCGCCTACCTGCGGGTCCAGGACGGAGCGATTGTCATTGACCGCCCCTTCCCCGGCTCGCCAGCCGAACGGGCCGGGCTCCGTTCGGGCGATGTCGTGGTGGCAGTTGATGGCGTGCCCCTCGCCGAGGTGATCGCCGGTCTGCCCGACAGCGAGGCCACCGCCAGGGCTGCGGCGCGCATCCGCGGCCCCAAGGGCACCGTGGTGACCCTCACTCTGCGCCGCCCTCCCGACACCCAGACCTTCGACGTGGCCATCACCCGCGACGAGGTGCCAATCATTACCGTCAATGCGCAGATGCTCGACAACGGAGTGGCCTATATCCAGATCACCGAGTTCAAGGCCACCACCACCCAGTTGCTTGACGAGGCGCTGCGCCAGTTGATCCCCCAGCGTCCCCGCAGTGTCGTACTCGACCTGCGGAATAATCCCGGCGGCTTCCTTACCACCGCCCAGGAGGTGCTCGGGCGCTTTTATGACGGCGTGGCGCTCTACGAGCGCGAAAACGGCGGAGTGGAGAAAGAACTGCGCACCATCGTCGGCCCCGCCGACACGCGCCTCTACGAGGCGCCTATGGTGGTGCTGATCAACGGCGGCTCAGCCAGCGCCGCCGAGATCGTCGCCGGCGCCCTGCGCGACCGCCGCCCGAACACCGTGCTGCTCGGCGAGAAGAGCTTTGGCAAAGGGTCGGTGCAGAACATCCACCACCTGAGCGATGGCAGCAGCGCCCGTATCACCATCGCCCACTGGCTCACGCCTGACCGGACGGCCATTCACCGCGTCGGGATTACGCCCCAGTACGAAGTGGCCGCTTCGGAAGATCCGCAGTATGCCGTGCCATGCGTTGCGGACCGGCAACCCGCCGAGGGTCAAACCACCTGCGCCGACGCCCAACTGGCCTGGGGGTTGAACGTGCTTGCCGGCATGGCTCCTCCGCCGCCCCCTACCGGCGTGTTTGTTCGCCTTACGCCGCGGCTCAGAGCGGCGTAA
- a CDS encoding cellulase family glycosylhydrolase — MRVRLARCWVLLPCAILLLFLTACGAGQPVAVSAPAPLPTARILREPEPEPLPPLRLNGAPDAGVGGSSVTAAGSASATAGPGASATAHASATALPGAPAAGPLSGGLPDEAWGRRGPGAGAQTGPGAPPASPAGPGDEIVVRLPTPGPASPGAPTLPPASTPPTALPFPGATVTPPPLDGAAAASTPLPTVAPPRDGPGGLPYPLTLTRLNFGVVGHLYYTDRVTALRKAREAGFTWFRQQIHWRDIEDASGAFFWGELDNIVADVNAAGMLLMINITRSPAWYTANGGDGLPRDPATLARFAGALAGRYSGRVHAILIWNEQNLAYENGGSIGPDDPGHFVEVMAAAYTAIKAADPRIIVVAGAPASTATNNPAIAMDTISYLRAMYSYKGGMIRDYFDVQALHPGGSANPPETLYPENPSNAQGWTDDPSFYFRHVENQRRVMEEAGLGNHQVWITEYGWATPNNTPGYEFGNQITFELQRDYIVGAIWYTFNHYPWVSNMFLWNLNFSVLQRENGRDPNHEQGSFSIVNADWSPRPAFWGIQEAIAQVRRLQP; from the coding sequence ATGCGCGTCAGACTCGCTCGTTGCTGGGTGCTGTTGCCCTGCGCCATCCTGTTGCTCTTCCTTACCGCCTGCGGCGCCGGCCAGCCGGTCGCCGTCTCCGCGCCGGCGCCGCTGCCCACGGCGCGTATCCTGCGCGAACCTGAGCCTGAACCGCTGCCGCCGCTGCGCCTCAACGGCGCGCCCGATGCGGGCGTGGGGGGCAGCTCTGTCACCGCCGCCGGAAGCGCCTCCGCCACGGCCGGCCCAGGCGCCTCTGCCACGGCGCACGCCTCCGCCACGGCGCTCCCCGGCGCCCCTGCTGCCGGCCCGCTCAGTGGCGGCCTCCCTGACGAGGCCTGGGGCCGTCGCGGCCCGGGCGCCGGCGCGCAGACAGGGCCAGGCGCGCCTCCAGCGTCGCCCGCCGGCCCCGGTGACGAAATCGTTGTGCGCCTGCCCACGCCTGGCCCTGCGTCACCGGGCGCGCCCACCCTGCCCCCGGCGTCCACGCCTCCAACTGCTCTTCCCTTTCCTGGCGCCACCGTCACCCCGCCACCGCTGGACGGCGCCGCCGCGGCCTCGACGCCGCTGCCGACTGTCGCTCCGCCTCGCGACGGTCCCGGAGGGCTGCCCTACCCGCTTACTCTTACCCGGCTGAACTTTGGCGTCGTCGGCCACCTGTACTACACCGACCGCGTCACCGCCCTGCGTAAGGCGCGTGAAGCCGGCTTCACCTGGTTTCGCCAGCAGATCCACTGGCGCGACATTGAAGATGCCAGCGGGGCCTTCTTCTGGGGCGAGCTTGACAACATCGTCGCCGATGTCAACGCCGCCGGTATGTTGTTAATGATCAACATCACCCGTTCCCCGGCCTGGTATACCGCCAACGGCGGCGATGGACTGCCCCGCGATCCGGCCACGCTGGCGCGCTTCGCCGGGGCGCTGGCCGGGCGCTACAGCGGTCGCGTGCACGCCATTCTGATCTGGAACGAGCAGAACCTGGCCTACGAGAATGGCGGCAGCATCGGCCCCGATGATCCCGGCCATTTCGTCGAGGTTATGGCCGCTGCCTACACCGCCATCAAGGCCGCCGACCCGCGCATCATCGTGGTCGCCGGCGCGCCGGCCTCCACCGCCACCAATAACCCCGCCATCGCGATGGACACGATTTCGTACCTGCGCGCCATGTATAGCTACAAAGGCGGGATGATCCGCGACTACTTCGATGTCCAGGCGCTGCATCCCGGCGGTTCGGCCAACCCACCCGAAACGCTCTACCCCGAAAACCCCAGCAACGCTCAGGGGTGGACGGATGACCCTTCATTTTATTTCCGGCATGTGGAGAACCAGCGCCGGGTCATGGAAGAGGCGGGGCTTGGCAATCACCAGGTGTGGATCACCGAGTATGGCTGGGCCACCCCCAACAATACGCCAGGCTATGAGTTCGGCAACCAGATCACCTTCGAGTTGCAGCGCGACTATATTGTTGGCGCGATCTGGTACACCTTCAACCACTACCCCTGGGTCAGCAACATGTTCCTCTGGAACCTGAACTTCAGCGTCTTGCAGCGCGAGAACGGGCGTGACCCCAACCACGAACAGGGGTCGTTCAGCATCGTCAATGCCGACTGGTCGCCTCGCCCCGCTTTCTGGGGCATCCAGGAAGCAATCGCCCAGGTGCGGCGTCTGCAACCGTAA
- a CDS encoding class I SAM-dependent methyltransferase: MMDRRTIETYDARAAEYAAMQRGKTPAALYRLIERVFVPGAPTADIGCGSGRDTAWLVARGFPAIGYDASPGMLAQARANYPGLDLRQAALPDLEGIPGGAFTNVLCSAVLMHLPAESIERALAALSRIVAPGGRLLITYRASQTGDPREPDGRLYTPIAAETLAAACARHGLQVWQQTAEADGGRPGVVWRVLVAGRAG, from the coding sequence ATGATGGATCGCAGGACCATCGAGACCTACGACGCGCGGGCAGCGGAATATGCCGCAATGCAACGCGGCAAAACACCTGCAGCGCTCTACCGGTTGATCGAGCGCGTCTTTGTTCCCGGCGCGCCTACCGCCGACATCGGTTGCGGCAGCGGGCGCGACACGGCCTGGCTCGTGGCCCGCGGCTTCCCGGCGATCGGCTACGACGCCTCTCCGGGTATGCTGGCCCAGGCGCGGGCGAACTATCCGGGCCTCGATCTGCGCCAGGCCGCGCTCCCCGATCTGGAGGGGATCCCCGGCGGGGCCTTCACCAATGTGCTGTGCAGTGCGGTATTGATGCATCTGCCTGCGGAGTCCATCGAGAGGGCGCTGGCGGCCCTGTCCCGCATCGTCGCTCCGGGGGGGCGGTTGCTGATCACCTACCGCGCCAGCCAGACCGGCGATCCGCGCGAACCTGATGGGCGCCTGTATACCCCCATCGCCGCAGAGACCCTGGCGGCCGCCTGCGCCCGCCATGGCCTTCAGGTCTGGCAACAGACTGCCGAGGCCGACGGAGGCCGTCCCGGCGTGGTCTGGCGCGTCCTGGTCGCCGGACGGGCGGGGTAG
- a CDS encoding 16S rRNA (uracil(1498)-N(3))-methyltransferase, translated as MSLPNTRRFFVAPEALRDEQVRLSDPDLARQIGRVLRLVPGDHVLLLDGLGMAAEVELTAVNRDGVTGVVVRREAAGGEPPVHLTLYLPLIRAERFEWAVQKGVELGARRLTPTHCARSLPADRSDARKLERWRRIAREAAEQSCRGILPEVSATLSFAAATEAAAGADLALLLWEGQAPHLRSVLRAHRGEWDGRAIHVLSGPEGGITPDELTCARERGIIPVSLGARVLRAETAPIAAIAMVLYEIE; from the coding sequence ATGTCTCTCCCCAACACCCGCCGCTTCTTTGTCGCCCCTGAGGCGCTGCGCGATGAGCAGGTGCGCCTGAGCGATCCCGACCTGGCCCGCCAGATCGGGCGGGTGCTGCGCCTGGTTCCCGGCGATCACGTGCTGCTGCTCGATGGGCTGGGGATGGCCGCGGAAGTAGAACTGACCGCCGTCAATCGCGACGGAGTGACTGGCGTGGTGGTGCGCCGCGAAGCGGCCGGCGGCGAACCTCCCGTCCACCTGACGCTCTATCTGCCCCTCATCCGCGCTGAACGCTTCGAGTGGGCCGTGCAGAAGGGCGTCGAGCTGGGCGCGCGGCGGCTGACACCGACGCACTGCGCCCGTTCCCTACCCGCCGACCGGAGCGATGCGCGCAAGCTGGAGCGCTGGCGGCGCATCGCCCGCGAAGCTGCCGAACAATCCTGCCGCGGGATCTTGCCCGAGGTGAGCGCCACTCTCTCCTTCGCCGCCGCCACGGAGGCCGCTGCGGGCGCCGATCTGGCCCTGCTGCTCTGGGAAGGCCAGGCGCCCCACCTGCGCTCCGTCCTGCGCGCCCATCGCGGCGAGTGGGACGGGCGGGCCATCCACGTCCTCAGCGGCCCCGAAGGCGGTATCACTCCCGATGAACTGACATGCGCCCGCGAGCGTGGTATCATACCCGTATCGCTTGGCGCGCGGGTTCTGCGCGCTGAAACCGCGCCCATCGCCGCCATTGCGATGGTGCTGTATGAAATAGAGTAA
- a CDS encoding LysR substrate-binding domain-containing protein has translation MELRHLRYFEAVARHSHVTRAAAELHIAQPALSKQISQLEQELGVALFDRVGRNVRLTEAGEALLPHARAVMAQVEAARAEMAERIGLRRGRATVGAPPTVGMQLLPPVLTAFNRQYPGIELRLHESGVQTLLDLLETGLTDIAVVTLPVEDEHLTVVPLFTEEMVIAVWREHPLASRETVAFTELRDEPWVLSPQNYELREATLSACQVAGFTPRVVLDGGETDTLLRFVAAGIGIALVPRLAVQNTGDLVALRVSDQHLTRSLGLVWRGDRVASPAARALREFLVERLRQE, from the coding sequence ATGGAACTACGACACCTGCGGTACTTCGAAGCGGTGGCGCGCCATTCCCACGTGACCCGCGCGGCGGCCGAGTTGCACATCGCCCAGCCGGCGCTGAGCAAGCAGATCAGCCAGCTTGAGCAGGAGTTGGGAGTGGCGCTATTCGACCGGGTGGGCCGTAATGTGCGCCTGACCGAAGCGGGTGAGGCGTTGCTGCCCCACGCGCGCGCGGTGATGGCCCAGGTCGAGGCGGCGCGGGCAGAGATGGCCGAACGCATCGGGCTGCGGCGAGGCCGGGCGACGGTGGGCGCCCCGCCGACAGTGGGCATGCAACTGCTGCCCCCGGTGTTGACGGCCTTTAACCGGCAGTATCCCGGGATCGAGCTGCGGCTGCACGAGTCGGGCGTGCAGACACTGCTCGATTTGCTGGAAACGGGGCTGACCGACATCGCCGTGGTGACGTTGCCGGTCGAAGATGAGCATCTCACGGTAGTGCCCTTGTTCACCGAGGAGATGGTGATCGCCGTGTGGCGCGAGCATCCCCTGGCGAGCCGCGAGACGGTGGCCTTCACCGAATTGCGTGACGAACCCTGGGTGCTCTCGCCCCAGAACTATGAACTGCGCGAGGCGACCCTGAGCGCCTGTCAGGTCGCCGGGTTCACGCCGCGGGTGGTGCTCGATGGCGGCGAGACCGACACGCTGCTGCGCTTCGTCGCCGCGGGCATCGGCATCGCCCTGGTGCCGCGCCTGGCCGTGCAGAACACCGGCGATCTCGTGGCGCTCAGGGTCTCCGATCAGCATCTCACCCGCAGTCTGGGTCTGGTCTGGCGCGGGGATCGGGTGGCCTCGCCAGCGGCGCGGGCGTTGCGGGAGTTCCTGGTGGAGCGGCTGCGCCAGGAGTAG
- a CDS encoding protein kinase, with the protein MNTRPTTRSEQRAAEGAELRNYRLIQRLAQEELATVFSASHLTLERPVQVHILRRNDWVSSGRFQLAARLAARLNHPNLVPVIDAGHDDRFGHYLVTPQLDAQPLSALLAAGPLAPLLTVRVVTQIAAALDYLHAQKIVHRDVQPANILVTAEGVAYLTNLSLAAAPDTPDLSSLEEADYLTPYSAPEQRFTEGEASPALDVYGLGAVTYHMLSGEVPPEPGAPLPSLAAVDPALAPADRVVRRMLLPQPQARFPSASAAAAALRQALRGQIDQATADMEESRWEPNAEWLPNPFETALDSALPERFQEYLSRARKRADELHRRDAIRRFLNRWSRDGFFRRRALGQLVQLEQIVSYNVYFYELRVLYETRTEPTPRVRPQAPTDQPRAFQSPADVWQVRVPDMGPLESVQPRELALPGSERIYTCPECLGAGKVYCAACKGQGAVEKVSRVSNRDHTRSPETIMAECPTCRGYGKQDCPRCEGAGNLVEELVFTWSRRAMLFENSDDVEDLPRMAIRNCLEPVFEGPIDPYKGPWYSVAPLAEMLRAVIDAAGDDTRIRHAELTVRGAPITEVECLLDDQPRQFHLVGFEPQLFGDWSLYNRERIALVVVIAIVAMLAVLAFVGAVGLR; encoded by the coding sequence ATGAACACGCGCCCTACCACCCGCTCCGAACAACGGGCAGCCGAGGGCGCCGAGTTGCGCAACTACCGGCTGATCCAGCGCCTGGCCCAGGAGGAACTGGCGACGGTCTTCAGCGCCAGCCACCTTACCCTGGAACGTCCGGTGCAGGTGCACATCCTGCGCCGCAACGACTGGGTCTCCTCGGGGCGCTTTCAGCTTGCCGCGCGCCTGGCGGCGCGTCTCAATCACCCCAACCTGGTGCCGGTGATTGACGCGGGCCACGATGATCGCTTTGGCCACTATCTGGTGACCCCCCAGCTCGATGCCCAGCCCCTCAGCGCGCTCCTCGCCGCCGGCCCCCTTGCGCCGCTGCTCACCGTGCGCGTCGTGACGCAGATCGCCGCCGCTCTCGATTATCTCCATGCCCAGAAGATTGTACATCGCGATGTGCAGCCGGCCAATATTCTCGTTACCGCCGAGGGCGTCGCCTACCTCACCAATCTTAGCCTCGCCGCCGCTCCTGATACGCCCGACCTGAGCAGCCTGGAGGAGGCGGATTATCTGACGCCGTACTCCGCGCCCGAACAGCGCTTCACCGAAGGGGAGGCCAGCCCGGCGCTCGATGTCTATGGTCTAGGGGCCGTGACCTACCACATGCTCTCGGGCGAGGTCCCGCCCGAGCCGGGCGCGCCCCTGCCCAGCCTGGCCGCGGTTGATCCTGCCCTGGCCCCTGCCGACCGGGTCGTGCGCCGCATGCTGTTGCCACAGCCGCAGGCTCGCTTTCCCAGCGCCTCGGCCGCCGCCGCCGCGCTGCGCCAGGCATTGCGCGGCCAGATTGACCAGGCCACCGCCGATATGGAGGAGTCGCGCTGGGAGCCGAACGCCGAGTGGCTGCCTAACCCCTTTGAGACGGCGCTCGATTCTGCCCTCCCCGAGCGCTTCCAGGAGTATCTCTCGCGCGCTCGCAAGCGAGCCGACGAGCTGCACCGCCGCGACGCCATCCGCCGCTTTTTGAACCGCTGGAGCCGCGACGGCTTCTTCCGCCGCCGCGCTCTTGGCCAGCTTGTTCAACTCGAGCAGATCGTCAGCTACAACGTCTACTTCTATGAACTGCGCGTGCTGTATGAGACGCGCACCGAACCGACGCCGCGCGTTCGTCCCCAGGCTCCTACCGATCAGCCGCGCGCCTTCCAGTCCCCTGCTGACGTGTGGCAGGTCCGTGTTCCTGACATGGGGCCGTTGGAGAGCGTCCAGCCCCGTGAGCTGGCGCTGCCCGGCTCGGAGCGCATTTATACCTGCCCTGAGTGCCTGGGCGCCGGCAAGGTCTACTGCGCTGCCTGCAAGGGTCAGGGGGCCGTCGAAAAGGTCAGCCGCGTCTCCAACCGTGACCATACCCGTTCGCCAGAGACGATAATGGCGGAGTGCCCAACCTGCCGCGGGTATGGCAAGCAGGATTGCCCCAGATGCGAGGGCGCCGGCAATCTGGTGGAAGAGCTGGTCTTTACCTGGTCCCGCCGGGCGATGCTGTTCGAGAACTCGGATGATGTCGAGGACCTGCCGCGGATGGCCATCCGCAACTGCCTCGAGCCGGTCTTCGAGGGGCCGATTGATCCGTACAAGGGTCCCTGGTACAGCGTGGCGCCGCTCGCCGAGATGCTGCGGGCGGTGATTGACGCGGCCGGCGATGATACGCGCATCCGCCATGCCGAGCTTACGGTCCGCGGCGCGCCGATTACCGAGGTGGAGTGTCTCCTCGATGACCAGCCGCGCCAGTTCCACCTGGTTGGCTTCGAGCCGCAACTCTTCGGCGACTGGTCGCTCTATAACCGCGAGCGTATCGCCCTGGTCGTGGTGATCGCCATCGTGGCGATGCTTGCCGTCCTGGCGTTCGTCGGGGCCGTCGGGCTGCGTTAG
- a CDS encoding class I mannose-6-phosphate isomerase, giving the protein MTTSLPPLITRRKLVEPLWGGTRLAAWLELPEPRPTRLGESWQVFDSNPVVDGPFAGRTLADLAQAYGPALVGTRAVARYGADVPLLAKFIDAADRLSIQVHPDDAYAHRVEAHTGFHGKTEAWYILDAAPGATVTYGLKRPCTRAEFAAAVVAGTVEDLMAHLSVAPGDVIFVPAGTLHAINAGIMLFEIQQKSDLTYRVYDYGRRDPKTGRPRELHLEKALDVSIFAPAPRGVIRPLALAPGRDLLVACLSFALERWRVAERADLTVHPGSFEILTVIDGAGAIEPRDPRHAPLALRRGDSAVLPASLGACSLRGAMTVLRASIPDLEELSATARAAGHAEERIAEVLQPG; this is encoded by the coding sequence ATGACCACCTCTCTCCCCCCCCTGATCACCAGGCGCAAACTCGTCGAACCGCTGTGGGGCGGTACGCGCCTCGCCGCATGGCTGGAGTTGCCGGAGCCGCGACCCACGCGCCTCGGCGAAAGCTGGCAGGTCTTCGACAGCAATCCGGTAGTAGACGGGCCATTCGCCGGGCGCACCCTGGCCGACCTGGCGCAGGCTTACGGGCCGGCGCTGGTAGGTACGCGCGCCGTCGCCCGCTACGGCGCCGATGTGCCCCTCCTGGCCAAATTCATTGACGCCGCTGATCGCCTCTCCATCCAGGTCCATCCCGACGACGCCTACGCCCATCGCGTCGAGGCCCACACCGGCTTTCACGGCAAAACCGAGGCCTGGTACATCCTGGATGCCGCGCCGGGCGCGACCGTCACCTACGGCCTCAAACGCCCCTGCACCCGCGCCGAATTCGCCGCCGCGGTCGTGGCCGGCACAGTTGAAGATCTGATGGCCCACCTCTCCGTAGCCCCCGGCGATGTCATCTTCGTGCCCGCCGGCACGCTCCACGCCATCAATGCCGGGATCATGCTCTTCGAGATCCAGCAGAAATCCGACCTGACCTATCGGGTGTACGACTATGGCCGCCGCGACCCGAAGACCGGCCGGCCGCGCGAGTTGCACCTGGAGAAGGCTCTCGACGTAAGCATCTTCGCCCCGGCGCCGCGGGGGGTCATTCGCCCTCTCGCCCTGGCGCCCGGCCGCGACCTGCTCGTGGCCTGCCTCTCCTTTGCTCTGGAACGCTGGCGCGTGGCGGAGCGGGCCGATCTCACGGTGCATCCAGGCAGTTTCGAGATCCTGACGGTGATTGACGGCGCCGGCGCTATCGAACCCCGGGACCCCCGGCACGCGCCCCTGGCTCTGCGGCGCGGCGACTCGGCCGTGTTGCCCGCCAGCCTCGGCGCGTGTAGCCTGCGCGGCGCTATGACCGTGCTGCGCGCCAGCATCCCCGACCTGGAGGAACTGAGCGCCACGGCCCGCGCTGCCGGCCACGCCGAGGAGCGCATCGCCGAGGTGCTACAGCCGGGGTAG